A stretch of the Helicoverpa armigera isolate CAAS_96S chromosome 5, ASM3070526v1, whole genome shotgun sequence genome encodes the following:
- the LOC110370634 gene encoding MYND-type zinc finger-containing chromatin reader Zmynd8 isoform X4, with product MEESTEPHMETDVSSTTGDVPEMQEVTGSDGNVEMIIVVEKMDDEPSAHTDEQTEEQPTSVEEEITTVIISEEEPPQKETEIINSSVSSPTPIKSIVKTPQTSPVRIPQKSPANSPAKSPVKTPLKSPVKILKSLTNSPVRSPAKSPTKDVEIVNSPSKIDTKETPEESTTITSPSPMEIQQEDAVDSSIPEPSPIQAEDKPDTEKSPSKEVHKPDQKSPIKEQLPIESATKEPLLVDKTSVNGKVQSNSTNKIDDTNTINTTTANPADITIENSNDSQIETMSDLSEKEHKGISRELKSLINSAKESKIISECTQLTSKTRKSRSALDTSSSSLNSSLLEPNKIQDARRNSNNSQKSNCSEKSERIVLKRSMRSQNPEFVSKVKQFLNSVTGKGQKDSDDEEDEVESKEKPEQLEPARGTPPKVKKTEQMVVEKSNKLRMDPYCWRCHWAVEQQANEKLHPPMHCTVCPRSFHYKCLTGTERNKINVEKNWVCPECMIVLQAESSETRSPAMKKISLGMLCDLLKHALERMMDLNGVEPFMQAVDRAAFPDYDKYVVHPMDLSLMSQNIGEGLYGSTEAFLADAQWILHNSIIFNTCDMLSTVQSKLTAGARALVRSCRAEMGEIEACPECYAAAHARRPTWFTDVCTTPHILFWAKLKGFPYWPAKGMSVNSAGLVDVRFFGAHDRAWVPAKDCFLYSEKDPNNFRTKRQDIIDSMKEAEQHIRNISRKYGRFVYPPFKTQFDPSKMNEQLKMMIPTFEGEVRSLVKEKASPVVAKKKSRSNSKSSKSSFNDGLRLQSDSSDSDGEELKRLYDLLNKDSDVSESEDTNNVESRKMADGAEIAKMEDDDTTVDKEMEVDKPVVKAKDDAQSSSATNSRKRRRSELEEAVITIIESSGVNSSSANEKRRKLDEQPTEEVKTDAAEPSSSKEDDKPTSDKPAETTEEATPTKTNDALTRVKENDPTSSTDKDKAQRVTPIRIALVTKEKRHTTRNSSSNKDTTAKIITPTKNKEQEKTTPLRPKSARIEKVEKTPNAKAEKLANKADKTPVAKAEKVDKTPNSKAEKVEKTPNAKNEKMDKTPNDKPTKEGRSRSQKRRNSRSSRSTNSTSSTRSEKAEKKSEKNSEANSKDKKDKESSSKDTDMDKSKSESSPKPSELQSPKSVKERLQFDDDTTLAVLARETAKALVTTNNTGMPTISCVRSLSTTAQLTGVTITKTTTNANTIDITEEATSDSSIFTPTSTDNVNTMKDAVSKLQKLRSDAEPVVGRVGVRAFARMTSPERPANEEVQVEIKAEPIDLDDADRHMEKMDLMNAFRLRPVNPQNLPNSTMSLRDVRINKVVVTPLNAKKTPPKPEIRPRAKKTFPQPKKADEGRSELNSKNSMVYIPIQPPMTQAPLRLPRPQVPPPVVTAGPRPPPLVSNATTLQTNGNNNSLVNTVTTPLMQAVSTAATTCTTASSTSVATVPTVHTVPLMTSVNGQWMFSFQPVMSVGAIDSGASPPMLNGVAERSGAAALTSSTGAILPVTQAGPTPPISVYTRPTENTLGEPPRLQQRPAQFLLNPLDVSTPIGSMPTPSTAGPVTAKLNQNAVKMTDFFRTLIEDSIEKLEEPASQLTSLRLQLEQAQWQHKQEIVEVKHNHELTLAEMRASFEKEKQRAVSEARRAAQVELEAAVKLAKSKQWCANCSQEAQFYCCWNTSYCDYPCQRAHWSQHYSLCQQRSQDSNNGEPPKSPENRLQPQPEMPKSSAAPTLTVGGKLASRGCSQDPHSSQKASIIVSMVEDTSGNQTMKCVGTYKPPSTGQMPIIINKQIMNNEENANKKVVSSSGGYLIVGSTTNSSIVNPARRTHTIQYYT from the exons ATGGAGGAGAGCACGGAGCCCCACATGGAGACTGACGTTTCGTCCACCACTGGTGATGTGCCAGAGATGCAGGAGGTGACAGGCTCCGACGGTAACGTCGAGATGATCATAGTAGTAGAGAAAATGGATGATGAGCCTAGTGCTCATACAGATGAACAAACAGAAGAGCAACCGACGTCAGTCGAGGAAGAAATAACTACAGTTATAATATCTGAAGAGGAACCTCCACAGAAAGAGACAGAGATTATAAACTCATCAGTAAGTTCTCCCACACCCATAAAATCTATTGTCAAGACTCCACAAACATCTCCTGTTAGGATTCCACAAAAATCTCCAGCAAATAGTCCTGCAAAGTCACCAGTAAAGACGCCATTAAAGTCTCCAGTGAAGATTCTGAAGTCTCTAACAAACTCTCCAGTAAGGTCACCAGCTAAATCTCCAACTAAAGATGTAGAAATAGTAAATTCTCCAAGCAAGATTGACACAAAAGAGACCCCAGAGGAGAGCACAACTATCACTTCTCCATCTCCTATGGAAATACAACAAGAAGATGCTGTTGACTCATCTATTCCAGAACCTTCACCAATACAAGCTGAAGACAAACCTGATACAGAGAAATCTCCAAGCAAAGAAGTACATAAACCTGATCAGAAGTCACCCAttaaggagcaactgcctattgAGTCAGCAACAAAAGAACCTTTATTGGTTGACAAAACATCAGTTAATGGCAAAGTCCAGAGCAATAGCACTAATAAAATAGATGACACAAACACTATAAATACAACTACTGCCAATCCTGCGGATATCACTATTGAAAACTCAAATGACTCTCAAATTGAAACAATGTCTGACTTATCAGAGAAAGAACATAAAGGCATTAGTAGAGAATTAAAATCTTTGATTAACTCTGCAAAAGAGTCCAAGATCATCAGTGAATGTACTCAGCTGACAAGTAAAACTAGGAAATCTAGGTCTGCCTTAGACACTTCCAGTTCAAGCCTGAATTCATCTCTGTTAGAGCCTAATAAGATACAGGATGCAAGAAGGAATAGTAATAACTCACAAAAGAGCAACTGTAGCGAGAAGTCTGAAAGAATTGTCCTGAAGAGGTCCATGAGGTCACAGAATCCTGAATTTGTAAGTAAGGTGAAACAGTTCCTAAACTCAGTTACAGGCAAGGGTCAAAAAGATTCAGATGATGAAGAAGATGAGGTGGAGAGTAAAGAAAAACCAGAGCAATTGGAGCCTGCCAGAGGCACTCCACCAAAGGTCAAAAAGACTGAACAAATG GTTGTAGAGAAAAGCAATAAGCTTCGCATGGACCCGTACTGCTGGCGGTGTCACTGGGCTGTAGAACAGCAGGCTAATGAGAAGTTGCATCCTCCAATGCATTGCACGGTCTGCCCGAGATCTTTCCATTACAAATGCCTGACGGGCACCGAGAGGAACAAGATTAATGTGGAGAAGAACTGGGTTTGTCCAGAATGCATGATTGTACTGCAAGCGGAAAGCTCAGAGACAAG GTCGCCAGCCATGAAGAAGATATCCCTGGGCATGCTGTGTGACCTACTGAAGCATGCGCTGGAGAGGATGATGGATCTCAATGGG GTCGAGCCATTCATGCAAGCCGTAGACCGGGCAGCGTTCCCCGACTACGACAAATACGTGGTTCATCCTATGGACCTATCGCTAATGAGTCAAAACATCGGCGAGGGACTGTATGGCAGCACGGAGGCCTTCCTAGCCGACGCTCAGTGGATACTGCAcaacagtattatttttaacacat GCGATATGCTTTCAACAGTGCAGTCGAAGCTGACGGCCGGCGCCCGGGCGCTGGTCCGCTCGTGCCGCGCGGAGATGGGCGAGATCGAGGCCTGTCCCGAGTGCTACGCCGCCGCGCATGCCCGCAGGCCCACGTGGTTCACCGACGTCTGTACCACGCCGCATATTCTGTTTTGGGCGAAGTTGAAAg GCTTCCCCTACTGGCCAGCAAAAGGCATGTCGGTGAACAGTGCAGGTTTGGTCGACGTGCGGTTCTTCGGCGCCCACGACCGCGCCTGGGTGCCGGCTAAAGACTGCTTCCTCTACTCCGAGAAGGATCCAAATAACTTTAGAACTAAGAGACAGGATATTATTGATAGTATGAAG gaagCAGAGCAACACATTCGCAATATATCGAGAAAGTACGGGAGGTTCGTTTACCCGCCTTTCAAGACACAATTCGATCCCAGCAAAATGAATGAGCAACTCAAAATGATG ATACCTACATTCGAGGGAGAAGTGAGATCGCTAGTGAAAGAGAAAGCGTCGCCGGTCGTCGCCAAGAAGAAGAGCAGGTCCAACTCCAAGAGCTCAAAGAGTTCATTTAACGACGG GTTGCGACTCCAGTCGGATAGTTCGGATAGTGACGGAGAAGAACTAAAGCGACTGTATGACCTTCTCAACAAAGACAG tGATGTAAGTGAAAGTGAAGATACAAACAATGTGGAGTCGCGCAAAATGGCGGACGGTGCCGAAATAGCTAAAATGGAGGATGACGATACTACTGTAGACAA GGAAATGGAAGTCGATAAGCCAGTAGTCAAAGCAAAAGACGATGCTCAGTCATCCAGTGCAACCAATTCTAGAAAGCGGCGCAGATCTGAGCTCGAGGAAGCTGTCATCACTATCATAGAATCCAGTGGTGTCAACAGCAGTAGTGCCAATGAAAAACGAAGGAAACTCGACGAACAGCCTACTGAAGAAGTTAAGACTGATGCTGCTGAACCTAGCAGCAGCAAGGAGGATGATAAACCGACCTCTGACAAACCTGCAGAAACTACAGAAGAAGCAACTCCAACTAAAACAAATGATGCACTGACTAGGGTCAAAGAAAATGATCCAACCAGCAGTACTGACAAAGATAAAGCCCAAAGAGTAACGCCGATAAGGATAGCGctagtaacaaaagaaaaacgacACACCACCAGAAATAGTTCCTCTAATAAAGACACGACAGCTAAAATTATTACTCCAACTAAAAATAAGGAGCAAGAAAAAACTACGCCGCTCAGGCCGAAGTCTGCTCGCATTGAAAAAGTAGAAAAAACACCAAACGCAAAAGCAGAGAAATTAGCCAATAAAGCTGACAAGACCCCTGTTGCAAAGGCTGAAAAAGTTGATAAGACACCAAATTCGAAAGCTGAAAAAGTTGAAAAGACGCCTAACGCAAAAAACGAGAAAATGGATAAAACACCTAATGATAAACCCACTAAAGAAGGCAGATCTAGGTCTCAGAAGCGAAGAAATTCGAGAAGTAGCAGGTCGACCAACAGTACTAGTTCCACAAGATCGGAAAAAGCCGAAAAGAAATCTGAAAAGAATAGTGAAGCTAACTCTAAAGATAAGAAAGACAAGGAAAGTAGTTCTAAAGACACAGACATGGACAAATCGAAATCAGAGAGTTCGCCTAAACCTTCAGAACTGCAGAGTCCGAAGTCTGTGAAAGAACGGTTGCAATTCGATGACGACACGACACTTGCTGTATTAGCCCGTGAGACTGCGAAGGCACTAGTAACCACTAACAATACCGGCATGCCTACCATCAGCTGTGTTCGAAGCCTTTCCACCACGGCTCAGCTGACCGGCGTCACGATAACTAAGACTACAACCAACGCGAACACTATAGATATCACAGAAGAGGCTACATCAGACTCCAGCATCTTCACCCCAACCAGTACTGATAACGTGAACACAATGAAGGACGCCGTGTCAAAACTGCAGAAACTTCGTAGTGACGCAGAACCGGTCGTAGGCCGCGTCGGTGTCCGAGCGTTCGCGAGAATGACCTCACCAGAAAGACCCGCAAACGAGGAAGTGCAAGTAGAAATTAAGGCTGAACCTATCGATCTGGACGACGCTGACAGGCATATGGAAAAAATGGATCTTATGAACGCGTTCCGACTAAGGCCGGTTAACCCACAAAACCTGCCGAATTCTACGATGAGTTTACGCGATGTGCGGATAAATAAGGTTGTTGTTACGCCGCTGAACGCTAAGAAGACGCCTCCGAAGCCTGAGATTCGTCCTCGGGCTAAGAAGACGTTCCCTCAGCCTAAGAAGGCGGACGAGGGTCGCTCGGAGCTGAACAGCAAGAACTCGATGGTGTACATTCCGATACAGCCGCCGATGACGCAGGCGCCGCTGCGGCTGCCGCGGCCGCAGGTCCCACCGCCTGTAGTCACGGCTGGTCCAAGACCGCCGCCGCTCGTCTCTAATGCAACGACACTACAAACTAAtg GCAACAACAATAGCCTAGTGAACACAGTAACAACACCACTAATGCAAGCAGTCTCCACGGCAGCGACGACATGCACGACGGCGTCCAGCACGAGTGTGGCCACCGTGCCCACCGTCCATACCGTGCCGCTGATGACGTCCGTCAATGGACAGTGGATGTTCAGCTTCCAGCCTGTCATGTCTGTTGGGGCTATCGAT AGTGGAGCATCTCCTCCGATGTTAAATGGCGTGGCAGAGCGAAGCGGCGCGGCCGCACTGACGTCATCGACCGGCGCCATACTACCCGTCACGCAGGCTGGACCTACACCTCCCATCTCCGTGTATACCAGGCCTACTGAGAATACGCTGGGAGAG CCGCCGCGACTGCAGCAGAGGCCGGCGCAGTTCCTGCTGAACCCGCTGGACGTGAGCACGCCGATCGGCAGCATGCCCACGCCCTCCACCGCCGGACCCGTCACCGCTAAGCTCAACCAAAATGCTGTTAAG ATGACAGATTTCTTCCGCACACTAATAGAGGACTCAATAGAGAAGCTAGAGGAGCCGGCGTCGCAGCTGACGTCGCTGCGGCTACAGCTCGAACAGGCGCAGTGGCAGCACAAGCAGGAGATCGTCGAGGTCAAACATAATCATG AGCTAACGCTGGCGGAGATGCGCGCGTCGTTCGAGAAGGAGAAGCAGCGCGCCGTCAGCGAGGCGAGGCGGGCCGCGCAGGTCGAGCTCGAGGCCGCCGTCAAGCTCGCCAAGTCCAAGCAGTg GTGCGCAAACTGCAGTCAGGAGGCTCAGTTCTACTGCTGCTGGAACACGTCGTACTGCGACTACCCGTGCCAGCGGGCGCACTGGTCGCAGCACTACAGTCTGTGCCAACAGCGGTCACAG GACAGTAACAACGGTGAACCTCCGAAATCTCCTGAAAATAGGCTACAACCTCAACCTGAGATGCCA AAAAGTTCCGCCGCGCCGACCCTCACGGTCGGCGGCAAGCTGGCCTCGCGCGGCTGCAGCCAAGACCCACATAGCTCGCAGAAAGCTTCTATTATTG TGAGCATGGTAGAAGACACGAGCGGCAACCAGACAATGAAATGCGTCGGCACGTACAAACCGCCATCCACCGGACAGATGCCCATCATCATCAACAAACAA ATAATGAATAACGAAGAGAACGCAAACAAGAAGGTTGTGTCATCGTCCGGCGGGTACCTCATCGTGGGCTCCACCACGAACTCCTCCATCGTGAACCCCGCGCGCCGCACTCACACCATACAGTACTACACGTGA
- the LOC110370634 gene encoding MYND-type zinc finger-containing chromatin reader ZMYND8 isoform X3 yields the protein MEESTEPHMETDVSSTTGDVPEMQEVTGSDGNVEMIIVVEKMDDEPSAHTDEQTEEQPTSVEEEITTVIISEEEPPQKETEIINSSVSSPTPIKSIVKTPQTSPVRIPQKSPANSPAKSPVKTPLKSPVKILKSLTNSPVRSPAKSPTKDVEIVNSPSKIDTKETPEESTTITSPSPMEIQQEDAVDSSIPEPSPIQAEDKPDTEKSPSKEVHKPDQKSPIKEQLPIESATKEPLLVDKTSVNGKVQSNSTNKIDDTNTINTTTANPADITIENSNDSQIETMSDLSEKEHKGISRELKSLINSAKESKIISECTQLTSKTRKSRSALDTSSSSLNSSLLEPNKIQDARRNSNNSQKSNCSEKSERIVLKRSMRSQNPEFVSKVKQFLNSVTGKGQKDSDDEEDEVESKEKPEQLEPARGTPPKVKKTEQMVVEKSNKLRMDPYCWRCHWAVEQQANEKLHPPMHCTVCPRSFHYKCLTGTERNKINVEKNWVCPECMIVLQAESSETRSPAMKKISLGMLCDLLKHALERMMDLNGVEPFMQAVDRAAFPDYDKYVVHPMDLSLMSQNIGEGLYGSTEAFLADAQWILHNSIIFNTCDMLSTVQSKLTAGARALVRSCRAEMGEIEACPECYAAAHARRPTWFTDVCTTPHILFWAKLKGFPYWPAKGMSVNSAGLVDVRFFGAHDRAWVPAKDCFLYSEKDPNNFRTKRQDIIDSMKEAEQHIRNISRKYGRFVYPPFKTQFDPSKMNEQLKMMIPTFEGEVRSLVKEKASPVVAKKKSRSNSKSSKSSFNDGLRLQSDSSDSDGEELKRLYDLLNKDSDVSESEDTNNVESRKMADGAEIAKMEDDDTTVDKEMEVDKPVVKAKDDAQSSSATNSRKRRRSELEEAVITIIESSGVNSSSANEKRRKLDEQPTEEVKTDAAEPSSSKEDDKPTSDKPAETTEEATPTKTNDALTRVKENDPTSSTDKDKAQRVTPIRIALVTKEKRHTTRNSSSNKDTTAKIITPTKNKEQEKTTPLRPKSARIEKVEKTPNAKAEKLANKADKTPVAKAEKVDKTPNSKAEKVEKTPNAKNEKMDKTPNDKPTKEGRSRSQKRRNSRSSRSTNSTSSTRSEKAEKKSEKNSEANSKDKKDKESSSKDTDMDKSKSESSPKPSELQSPKSVKERLQFDDDTTLAVLARETAKALVTTNNTGMPTISCVRSLSTTAQLTGVTITKTTTNANTIDITEEATSDSSIFTPTSTDNVNTMKDAVSKLQKLRSDAEPVVGRVGVRAFARMTSPERPANEEVQVEIKAEPIDLDDADRHMEKMDLMNAFRLRPVNPQNLPNSTMSLRDVRINKVVVTPLNAKKTPPKPEIRPRAKKTFPQPKKADEGRSELNSKNSMVYIPIQPPMTQAPLRLPRPQVPPPVVTAGPRPPPLVSNATTLQTNGNNNSLVNTVTTPLMQAVSTAATTCTTASSTSVATVPTVHTVPLMTSVNGQWMFSFQPVMSVGAIDSGASPPMLNGVAERSGAAALTSSTGAILPVTQAGPTPPISVYTRPTENTLGEPPRLQQRPAQFLLNPLDVSTPIGSMPTPSTAGPVTAKLNQNAVKMTDFFRTLIEDSIEKLEEPASQLTSLRLQLEQAQWQHKQEIVEVKHNHELTLAEMRASFEKEKQRAVSEARRAAQVELEAAVKLAKSKQWCANCSQEAQFYCCWNTSYCDYPCQRAHWSQHYSLCQQRSQDSNNGEPPKSPENRLQPQPEMPKSSAAPTLTVGGKLASRGCSQDPHSSQKASIIGMLSMVEDTSGNQTMKCVGTYKPPSTGQMPIIINKQIMNNEENANKKVVSSSGGYLIVGSTTNSSIVNPARRTHTIQYYT from the exons ATGGAGGAGAGCACGGAGCCCCACATGGAGACTGACGTTTCGTCCACCACTGGTGATGTGCCAGAGATGCAGGAGGTGACAGGCTCCGACGGTAACGTCGAGATGATCATAGTAGTAGAGAAAATGGATGATGAGCCTAGTGCTCATACAGATGAACAAACAGAAGAGCAACCGACGTCAGTCGAGGAAGAAATAACTACAGTTATAATATCTGAAGAGGAACCTCCACAGAAAGAGACAGAGATTATAAACTCATCAGTAAGTTCTCCCACACCCATAAAATCTATTGTCAAGACTCCACAAACATCTCCTGTTAGGATTCCACAAAAATCTCCAGCAAATAGTCCTGCAAAGTCACCAGTAAAGACGCCATTAAAGTCTCCAGTGAAGATTCTGAAGTCTCTAACAAACTCTCCAGTAAGGTCACCAGCTAAATCTCCAACTAAAGATGTAGAAATAGTAAATTCTCCAAGCAAGATTGACACAAAAGAGACCCCAGAGGAGAGCACAACTATCACTTCTCCATCTCCTATGGAAATACAACAAGAAGATGCTGTTGACTCATCTATTCCAGAACCTTCACCAATACAAGCTGAAGACAAACCTGATACAGAGAAATCTCCAAGCAAAGAAGTACATAAACCTGATCAGAAGTCACCCAttaaggagcaactgcctattgAGTCAGCAACAAAAGAACCTTTATTGGTTGACAAAACATCAGTTAATGGCAAAGTCCAGAGCAATAGCACTAATAAAATAGATGACACAAACACTATAAATACAACTACTGCCAATCCTGCGGATATCACTATTGAAAACTCAAATGACTCTCAAATTGAAACAATGTCTGACTTATCAGAGAAAGAACATAAAGGCATTAGTAGAGAATTAAAATCTTTGATTAACTCTGCAAAAGAGTCCAAGATCATCAGTGAATGTACTCAGCTGACAAGTAAAACTAGGAAATCTAGGTCTGCCTTAGACACTTCCAGTTCAAGCCTGAATTCATCTCTGTTAGAGCCTAATAAGATACAGGATGCAAGAAGGAATAGTAATAACTCACAAAAGAGCAACTGTAGCGAGAAGTCTGAAAGAATTGTCCTGAAGAGGTCCATGAGGTCACAGAATCCTGAATTTGTAAGTAAGGTGAAACAGTTCCTAAACTCAGTTACAGGCAAGGGTCAAAAAGATTCAGATGATGAAGAAGATGAGGTGGAGAGTAAAGAAAAACCAGAGCAATTGGAGCCTGCCAGAGGCACTCCACCAAAGGTCAAAAAGACTGAACAAATG GTTGTAGAGAAAAGCAATAAGCTTCGCATGGACCCGTACTGCTGGCGGTGTCACTGGGCTGTAGAACAGCAGGCTAATGAGAAGTTGCATCCTCCAATGCATTGCACGGTCTGCCCGAGATCTTTCCATTACAAATGCCTGACGGGCACCGAGAGGAACAAGATTAATGTGGAGAAGAACTGGGTTTGTCCAGAATGCATGATTGTACTGCAAGCGGAAAGCTCAGAGACAAG GTCGCCAGCCATGAAGAAGATATCCCTGGGCATGCTGTGTGACCTACTGAAGCATGCGCTGGAGAGGATGATGGATCTCAATGGG GTCGAGCCATTCATGCAAGCCGTAGACCGGGCAGCGTTCCCCGACTACGACAAATACGTGGTTCATCCTATGGACCTATCGCTAATGAGTCAAAACATCGGCGAGGGACTGTATGGCAGCACGGAGGCCTTCCTAGCCGACGCTCAGTGGATACTGCAcaacagtattatttttaacacat GCGATATGCTTTCAACAGTGCAGTCGAAGCTGACGGCCGGCGCCCGGGCGCTGGTCCGCTCGTGCCGCGCGGAGATGGGCGAGATCGAGGCCTGTCCCGAGTGCTACGCCGCCGCGCATGCCCGCAGGCCCACGTGGTTCACCGACGTCTGTACCACGCCGCATATTCTGTTTTGGGCGAAGTTGAAAg GCTTCCCCTACTGGCCAGCAAAAGGCATGTCGGTGAACAGTGCAGGTTTGGTCGACGTGCGGTTCTTCGGCGCCCACGACCGCGCCTGGGTGCCGGCTAAAGACTGCTTCCTCTACTCCGAGAAGGATCCAAATAACTTTAGAACTAAGAGACAGGATATTATTGATAGTATGAAG gaagCAGAGCAACACATTCGCAATATATCGAGAAAGTACGGGAGGTTCGTTTACCCGCCTTTCAAGACACAATTCGATCCCAGCAAAATGAATGAGCAACTCAAAATGATG ATACCTACATTCGAGGGAGAAGTGAGATCGCTAGTGAAAGAGAAAGCGTCGCCGGTCGTCGCCAAGAAGAAGAGCAGGTCCAACTCCAAGAGCTCAAAGAGTTCATTTAACGACGG GTTGCGACTCCAGTCGGATAGTTCGGATAGTGACGGAGAAGAACTAAAGCGACTGTATGACCTTCTCAACAAAGACAG tGATGTAAGTGAAAGTGAAGATACAAACAATGTGGAGTCGCGCAAAATGGCGGACGGTGCCGAAATAGCTAAAATGGAGGATGACGATACTACTGTAGACAA GGAAATGGAAGTCGATAAGCCAGTAGTCAAAGCAAAAGACGATGCTCAGTCATCCAGTGCAACCAATTCTAGAAAGCGGCGCAGATCTGAGCTCGAGGAAGCTGTCATCACTATCATAGAATCCAGTGGTGTCAACAGCAGTAGTGCCAATGAAAAACGAAGGAAACTCGACGAACAGCCTACTGAAGAAGTTAAGACTGATGCTGCTGAACCTAGCAGCAGCAAGGAGGATGATAAACCGACCTCTGACAAACCTGCAGAAACTACAGAAGAAGCAACTCCAACTAAAACAAATGATGCACTGACTAGGGTCAAAGAAAATGATCCAACCAGCAGTACTGACAAAGATAAAGCCCAAAGAGTAACGCCGATAAGGATAGCGctagtaacaaaagaaaaacgacACACCACCAGAAATAGTTCCTCTAATAAAGACACGACAGCTAAAATTATTACTCCAACTAAAAATAAGGAGCAAGAAAAAACTACGCCGCTCAGGCCGAAGTCTGCTCGCATTGAAAAAGTAGAAAAAACACCAAACGCAAAAGCAGAGAAATTAGCCAATAAAGCTGACAAGACCCCTGTTGCAAAGGCTGAAAAAGTTGATAAGACACCAAATTCGAAAGCTGAAAAAGTTGAAAAGACGCCTAACGCAAAAAACGAGAAAATGGATAAAACACCTAATGATAAACCCACTAAAGAAGGCAGATCTAGGTCTCAGAAGCGAAGAAATTCGAGAAGTAGCAGGTCGACCAACAGTACTAGTTCCACAAGATCGGAAAAAGCCGAAAAGAAATCTGAAAAGAATAGTGAAGCTAACTCTAAAGATAAGAAAGACAAGGAAAGTAGTTCTAAAGACACAGACATGGACAAATCGAAATCAGAGAGTTCGCCTAAACCTTCAGAACTGCAGAGTCCGAAGTCTGTGAAAGAACGGTTGCAATTCGATGACGACACGACACTTGCTGTATTAGCCCGTGAGACTGCGAAGGCACTAGTAACCACTAACAATACCGGCATGCCTACCATCAGCTGTGTTCGAAGCCTTTCCACCACGGCTCAGCTGACCGGCGTCACGATAACTAAGACTACAACCAACGCGAACACTATAGATATCACAGAAGAGGCTACATCAGACTCCAGCATCTTCACCCCAACCAGTACTGATAACGTGAACACAATGAAGGACGCCGTGTCAAAACTGCAGAAACTTCGTAGTGACGCAGAACCGGTCGTAGGCCGCGTCGGTGTCCGAGCGTTCGCGAGAATGACCTCACCAGAAAGACCCGCAAACGAGGAAGTGCAAGTAGAAATTAAGGCTGAACCTATCGATCTGGACGACGCTGACAGGCATATGGAAAAAATGGATCTTATGAACGCGTTCCGACTAAGGCCGGTTAACCCACAAAACCTGCCGAATTCTACGATGAGTTTACGCGATGTGCGGATAAATAAGGTTGTTGTTACGCCGCTGAACGCTAAGAAGACGCCTCCGAAGCCTGAGATTCGTCCTCGGGCTAAGAAGACGTTCCCTCAGCCTAAGAAGGCGGACGAGGGTCGCTCGGAGCTGAACAGCAAGAACTCGATGGTGTACATTCCGATACAGCCGCCGATGACGCAGGCGCCGCTGCGGCTGCCGCGGCCGCAGGTCCCACCGCCTGTAGTCACGGCTGGTCCAAGACCGCCGCCGCTCGTCTCTAATGCAACGACACTACAAACTAAtg GCAACAACAATAGCCTAGTGAACACAGTAACAACACCACTAATGCAAGCAGTCTCCACGGCAGCGACGACATGCACGACGGCGTCCAGCACGAGTGTGGCCACCGTGCCCACCGTCCATACCGTGCCGCTGATGACGTCCGTCAATGGACAGTGGATGTTCAGCTTCCAGCCTGTCATGTCTGTTGGGGCTATCGAT AGTGGAGCATCTCCTCCGATGTTAAATGGCGTGGCAGAGCGAAGCGGCGCGGCCGCACTGACGTCATCGACCGGCGCCATACTACCCGTCACGCAGGCTGGACCTACACCTCCCATCTCCGTGTATACCAGGCCTACTGAGAATACGCTGGGAGAG CCGCCGCGACTGCAGCAGAGGCCGGCGCAGTTCCTGCTGAACCCGCTGGACGTGAGCACGCCGATCGGCAGCATGCCCACGCCCTCCACCGCCGGACCCGTCACCGCTAAGCTCAACCAAAATGCTGTTAAG ATGACAGATTTCTTCCGCACACTAATAGAGGACTCAATAGAGAAGCTAGAGGAGCCGGCGTCGCAGCTGACGTCGCTGCGGCTACAGCTCGAACAGGCGCAGTGGCAGCACAAGCAGGAGATCGTCGAGGTCAAACATAATCATG AGCTAACGCTGGCGGAGATGCGCGCGTCGTTCGAGAAGGAGAAGCAGCGCGCCGTCAGCGAGGCGAGGCGGGCCGCGCAGGTCGAGCTCGAGGCCGCCGTCAAGCTCGCCAAGTCCAAGCAGTg GTGCGCAAACTGCAGTCAGGAGGCTCAGTTCTACTGCTGCTGGAACACGTCGTACTGCGACTACCCGTGCCAGCGGGCGCACTGGTCGCAGCACTACAGTCTGTGCCAACAGCGGTCACAG GACAGTAACAACGGTGAACCTCCGAAATCTCCTGAAAATAGGCTACAACCTCAACCTGAGATGCCA AAAAGTTCCGCCGCGCCGACCCTCACGGTCGGCGGCAAGCTGGCCTCGCGCGGCTGCAGCCAAGACCCACATAGCTCGCAGAAAGCTTCTATTATTGGTAtgt TGAGCATGGTAGAAGACACGAGCGGCAACCAGACAATGAAATGCGTCGGCACGTACAAACCGCCATCCACCGGACAGATGCCCATCATCATCAACAAACAA ATAATGAATAACGAAGAGAACGCAAACAAGAAGGTTGTGTCATCGTCCGGCGGGTACCTCATCGTGGGCTCCACCACGAACTCCTCCATCGTGAACCCCGCGCGCCGCACTCACACCATACAGTACTACACGTGA